The following coding sequences lie in one Azospirillum humicireducens genomic window:
- a CDS encoding pseudouridine-5'-phosphate glycosidase codes for MHPILLPTPEIADALAMGRPVVALESTVISHGMPYPRNLETARALEAEVRAAGAIPATIAVMDGRIRIGLDDEALERLATGGHAVRKLSRRDLPVAIATRALGATTVAATMIGAGLAGISVFATGGIGGVHRGAETSFDISADLDELARTSVCVVCAGAKSILDLPKTLEVLETRGVPVLGFGTQEFPAFYSRRSGLPVDHRCDNVTEVADILRAKWQLGLDGGVLLANPIPPADELDATAMEAAVAQALADAEAKEIKGKDITPHLLAALEHLTGGRSLTANIALIRNNARVAAGVASALAAG; via the coding sequence ATGCACCCGATCCTGCTGCCGACGCCCGAGATCGCCGACGCGCTTGCCATGGGGCGCCCGGTGGTGGCGCTCGAATCGACGGTGATCTCCCACGGCATGCCCTACCCCCGCAATCTGGAGACCGCCCGCGCGCTGGAGGCGGAGGTACGGGCGGCCGGCGCCATCCCCGCCACCATCGCGGTGATGGACGGGCGCATCCGCATCGGGCTGGACGACGAGGCGCTGGAGCGGCTGGCGACCGGCGGCCATGCCGTGCGCAAGCTCAGCCGCCGCGACCTGCCCGTCGCCATCGCGACTCGGGCGCTGGGGGCGACCACCGTGGCGGCGACGATGATCGGGGCGGGGCTGGCCGGCATTTCCGTCTTCGCCACCGGCGGCATCGGCGGCGTCCATCGCGGGGCGGAGACCAGCTTCGACATCTCCGCCGACCTCGACGAGCTAGCGCGCACGTCGGTCTGCGTTGTCTGCGCCGGGGCCAAGTCGATTCTCGACCTGCCCAAGACGCTTGAGGTGCTGGAGACCCGCGGAGTCCCGGTTCTCGGCTTCGGCACGCAAGAATTTCCTGCCTTCTACAGCCGCCGCAGCGGCCTGCCCGTCGATCATCGCTGTGACAACGTGACCGAGGTGGCGGACATCCTGCGCGCGAAATGGCAGCTTGGCCTGGACGGCGGCGTGCTGCTGGCGAACCCGATCCCGCCCGCCGACGAGCTGGACGCCACTGCCATGGAGGCCGCCGTCGCCCAGGCGCTGGCCGACGCGGAAGCCAAGGAAATCAAGGGGAAGGACATCACCCCCCATCTTCTGGCGGCGCTGGAGCACCTCACCGGCGGGCGCAGCCTGACCGCCAACATCGCGCTGATCCGCAACAATGCGCGGGTCGCCGCCGGAGTCGCCTCCGCCCTCGCCGCCGGCTAG
- a CDS encoding ligase-associated DNA damage response exonuclease, which translates to MSAAHQSNPGQSNPGRPHPDRWIRVLPEGLYVEPGGFYIDPVRPVERAVVTHGHSDHARPGNRHVLATPGTLAIMRQRMGEGVGGSLQALEYGETLRIGDVDVRLVPAGHVLGSAQVVLEHAGSRVVVSGDYKRRLDRTCAPFEPVPCDVFVTEATFGLPVFRHPPDLGEVGKLLHSMALFPERSHVVGVYALGKCQRLITLLRAAGYDRPIWLHGALEPLCRLYRDLGVELGELRPATVAAKEELKGALVLAPPAAVADRWARRLADPVVAVASGWMRVRQRARQRGVELPLVISDHADWDELCQTLADVGAPEVWVTHGREEALVHYASSRGIRARALALIGFEDEDSEGLPGGEAS; encoded by the coding sequence ATGTCCGCTGCACACCAATCCAATCCCGGCCAATCCAATCCGGGCCGCCCGCACCCCGACAGGTGGATCAGGGTCCTTCCCGAAGGGCTCTATGTCGAGCCGGGGGGCTTTTACATCGACCCGGTGCGACCGGTGGAGCGCGCGGTCGTCACCCACGGCCATTCCGACCATGCGAGGCCGGGAAACCGCCATGTGCTGGCGACGCCCGGCACGCTTGCCATCATGCGCCAGCGGATGGGGGAGGGGGTGGGGGGAAGCCTGCAAGCGCTGGAGTATGGCGAGACCTTGCGCATCGGCGATGTCGATGTGCGGCTGGTGCCGGCCGGCCATGTGCTGGGCAGCGCCCAGGTTGTGCTGGAGCATGCCGGGTCGCGGGTGGTGGTGTCGGGCGATTACAAGCGCCGCCTCGACCGCACCTGTGCGCCGTTCGAGCCGGTGCCCTGTGACGTCTTCGTCACCGAGGCGACCTTCGGCCTGCCGGTGTTCCGCCACCCGCCCGACCTGGGCGAGGTGGGGAAGCTGCTGCATTCGATGGCGCTGTTCCCGGAGCGCAGCCATGTCGTCGGCGTCTATGCGCTGGGCAAATGCCAGCGGCTGATCACGCTGCTGCGGGCGGCTGGATACGACCGGCCGATCTGGCTGCATGGCGCGCTGGAGCCGCTGTGCCGGCTCTATCGCGATCTGGGGGTGGAACTGGGGGAGCTGCGGCCGGCGACCGTGGCGGCGAAGGAGGAGCTGAAGGGCGCCCTGGTGCTGGCCCCGCCGGCAGCGGTGGCCGACCGCTGGGCGCGGCGGCTGGCCGATCCGGTGGTGGCGGTGGCGTCGGGCTGGATGCGGGTGCGCCAGCGTGCCCGCCAGCGCGGGGTGGAACTGCCGCTGGTCATCTCCGACCATGCCGATTGGGACGAGCTGTGCCAAACGCTGGCGGATGTCGGCGCGCCGGAGGTGTGGGTGACGCATGGGCGGGAGGAGGCGCTGGTCCATTACGCCAGCAGCCGCGGCATCCGTGCCCGCGCGCTGGCGCTGATCGGCTTCGAGGACGAGGATTCGGAAGGGCTGCCGGGAGGAGAGGCGTCGTGA